Proteins encoded in a region of the Methanomassiliicoccales archaeon genome:
- the hgcB gene encoding mercury methylation ferredoxin HgcB has protein sequence MAGVVVMEQLTIINLDSGPDVQNANPINTLVFFPGRCTNCGYCLQVCPHRVFQPGERRVRLARPEACMECGACQRNCAFGAIKVESGVGCAAAMIKAALTGKKEVVCGEDCCK, from the coding sequence ATGGCAGGGGTGGTGGTGATGGAGCAGTTGACCATAATAAATCTGGACAGCGGCCCAGATGTTCAGAATGCTAATCCCATAAATACGCTGGTATTCTTTCCCGGAAGATGTACTAATTGTGGATATTGTCTGCAAGTGTGCCCTCACCGCGTGTTTCAGCCAGGGGAGCGGCGTGTGAGGTTGGCTAGGCCTGAGGCCTGCATGGAATGTGGTGCATGTCAGCGCAATTGTGCCTTCGGGGCTATCAAAGTGGAGAGTGGCGTAGGCTGCGCGGCAGCGATGATCAAAGCGGCCTTGACTGGTAAGAAGGAAGTAGTATGTGGTGAGGATTGCTGTAAGTAG
- the hgcA gene encoding mercury methylation corrinoid protein HgcA yields MAKSRSDPMTVMRTTSELSSRDRWDHILARLGYKRMQHRVTPGIYELNEPNSTSPVFVTANYTLSFDALRSSLHGISCYILVLDTKGVNVWCAAGKGTFSTEELVRQVKQARLEELVAHRRLILPQLGAPGVSAVEVFKQTGFKVEYGPVRAADLPQYLRLGYATEEMRTVKFPLRDRAVLIPVEIKNYFWLAVLLPIALFLLFGPFPSAVAVTAILGGIVLFPLGLPILPTRDFTSKGLVLGALLSIPFILYPIYMANNMLQGGIMGLASALVIISSVAYMALNFTGCSTTASRTGVRKEIFRYIPILTIMLIVGLVISIFSFLASWQGWW; encoded by the coding sequence ATGGCAAAATCTAGGAGTGATCCCATGACCGTTATGAGAACAACATCGGAACTGAGCTCAAGAGATCGATGGGACCATATTTTGGCGAGGCTGGGTTATAAACGAATGCAACATCGCGTTACGCCTGGTATTTATGAATTGAACGAGCCAAATTCAACATCTCCTGTATTCGTGACGGCAAACTATACGCTTAGTTTCGACGCCCTACGGTCTTCCTTGCATGGGATTAGCTGCTACATCCTCGTTCTGGATACCAAAGGAGTGAACGTGTGGTGCGCGGCGGGAAAGGGTACGTTCTCGACAGAGGAATTGGTCAGGCAGGTAAAGCAAGCGCGACTTGAGGAATTGGTGGCTCATAGAAGGTTAATCCTTCCCCAGCTAGGGGCTCCAGGAGTATCTGCGGTCGAGGTATTCAAGCAAACTGGATTCAAGGTAGAATATGGACCGGTCAGAGCCGCTGATCTACCACAATATCTTCGTTTGGGCTATGCTACCGAGGAGATGCGCACTGTGAAATTTCCGCTTCGGGACCGCGCCGTTCTCATTCCGGTGGAAATAAAGAACTACTTCTGGTTGGCAGTCCTACTACCAATCGCACTTTTCCTTCTTTTCGGCCCGTTCCCTTCTGCGGTGGCGGTTACAGCCATTTTAGGGGGCATAGTCCTATTTCCCTTAGGGCTTCCAATCTTGCCGACACGGGATTTCACGAGCAAGGGTCTGGTGCTCGGCGCCCTACTATCTATCCCTTTTATTTTGTATCCTATCTATATGGCCAATAATATGCTCCAGGGAGGAATTATGGGCTTGGCCTCAGCTTTGGTTATAATCTCTTCTGTGGCCTATATGGCCTTGAACTTCACGGGATGCTCCACAACCGCCTCTAGGACGGGAGTCCGGAAGGAAATATTCCGATACATTCCCATTCTCACAATCATGCTAATAGTAGGACTAGTAATCAGTATCTTCTCTTTTCTGGCCTCATGGCAGGGGTGGTGGTGA
- a CDS encoding HgcAB-associated protein, with protein sequence MSVDDRGQIVLPKELRQKFGILGGQKLAVVLLERGGVPCCLQLFKVESFSDSVKKIMDNS encoded by the coding sequence GTGTCGGTCGATGACAGAGGACAGATAGTATTGCCCAAAGAACTGAGACAGAAATTTGGTATTTTGGGAGGACAGAAATTAGCCGTGGTGCTTTTGGAGAGAGGAGGTGTTCCCTGCTGCTTGCAACTATTCAAGGTTGAAAGCTTCTCGGATTCAGTGAAAAAAATAATGGATAATAGCTGA
- a CDS encoding Lrp/AsnC family transcriptional regulator yields MNPKHLDLTDIVLLQMLLSDSRASYREMADFLRTTPDEVEDRIRTMVQLGVLRSFVVRFRPEHLGAVGIFVYGNSEITKLEEAVARLCQNNATSWLGIGTGGRIYIGALLRRLSHLDSYISFLKEEGIKELVFGIRTPPPNKSREALELNEIDMRIIRALRIDARKSSFEMAKELGYDVELIENRIKRMREGGAIDFSITLSPEATSDILCMFHVYHKVGMPLREFMRTKLNEHSPNILSFNAFRNLPDLITALAWVRDMSELRIIKSSLEGAEGIERVEANILLTSRTTETWADAIIKESTIKRKFD; encoded by the coding sequence ATGAATCCCAAGCATCTTGATCTTACGGATATCGTCCTCTTACAGATGCTCCTTTCAGATTCGCGAGCCTCTTATCGCGAGATGGCAGATTTCCTTAGGACAACTCCAGATGAAGTAGAAGACCGGATAAGAACCATGGTTCAGCTCGGAGTTCTGCGCAGCTTTGTGGTTCGGTTCAGGCCGGAGCATCTTGGGGCAGTGGGGATCTTCGTTTATGGTAATAGCGAGATTACCAAATTGGAAGAGGCGGTTGCCCGCCTTTGTCAGAATAATGCCACATCCTGGTTAGGGATAGGAACTGGGGGGCGGATATATATCGGTGCGCTGCTAAGGCGACTGTCTCATCTTGATTCATACATTTCCTTCTTGAAGGAAGAGGGGATCAAGGAGTTGGTCTTTGGAATCAGGACTCCACCTCCCAACAAAAGTAGGGAAGCTCTTGAATTGAATGAAATCGACATGAGAATAATTCGCGCATTGCGTATTGATGCGCGAAAGAGCTCTTTTGAAATGGCCAAAGAATTAGGTTATGATGTTGAATTGATCGAGAATAGAATAAAAAGAATGCGGGAGGGGGGTGCAATCGATTTTTCAATTACACTTTCGCCCGAAGCTACGTCCGACATCCTTTGCATGTTCCATGTTTATCATAAAGTTGGTATGCCTCTACGCGAATTCATGAGGACCAAATTGAATGAGCACTCGCCTAACATTCTTTCCTTTAATGCTTTTCGGAATCTTCCCGATTTAATCACAGCACTGGCCTGGGTGAGGGATATGTCAGAGCTGAGGATAATCAAGTCATCATTGGAAGGGGCTGAGGGCATAGAGAGGGTAGAGGCGAATATATTGTTAACTTCAAGAACCACAGAAACCTGGGCGGATGCGATTATTAAAGAGTCTACCATTAAAAGAAAATTCGATTAA
- a CDS encoding DNA-formamidopyrimidine glycosylase family protein, with product MPELPEVEVLRRRLIPACVGRRINEVVVKDGRVLSEVDSSELQACVENKSVVNILRHGKQLFFDLGSGLLTVHLGMTGELLIVQGCEELAPHARALFKMDDGSTLVYNDPRMFGRLGCTRSVKDFIMDRGLGPDALSLDEKEFSVCAKSHRRPIKAVLMDQHILAGVGNLYSDEALFQARINPTKVANKISSKGLRCLGREIKEVLLQSIYAETVFERLPKGYLLRCRRRGELCPRNNGVLTSIEIGGRTSVYCPTCQRN from the coding sequence TGCCTGAAGTGGAGGTACTGCGTCGTCGATTAATCCCAGCTTGCGTCGGTAGGCGAATAAATGAAGTGGTAGTCAAGGACGGCCGAGTTCTTAGCGAAGTAGACTCCTCAGAATTGCAAGCTTGCGTAGAGAACAAATCTGTGGTCAACATACTTCGCCATGGTAAACAGCTGTTCTTCGATTTGGGCTCTGGGCTCCTTACGGTCCATCTAGGTATGACTGGTGAACTTCTCATAGTCCAAGGATGTGAGGAGCTAGCCCCTCACGCAAGAGCGCTCTTCAAAATGGATGATGGCTCCACTCTAGTCTATAACGATCCGAGGATGTTCGGCAGATTAGGTTGTACCCGGTCAGTTAAGGATTTCATTATGGATCGTGGTTTAGGACCGGATGCTCTTTCACTAGACGAGAAAGAGTTTTCGGTTTGCGCTAAATCGCATCGTCGCCCTATCAAGGCGGTGTTAATGGATCAGCACATACTCGCAGGCGTAGGCAATCTGTATTCGGATGAGGCCTTGTTTCAAGCGCGCATCAATCCTACTAAAGTGGCTAATAAAATATCATCGAAAGGATTGAGGTGTTTGGGTCGGGAGATCAAAGAGGTGTTGCTCCAATCGATATATGCAGAGACCGTCTTCGAAAGGCTACCTAAAGGTTATCTTTTAAGGTGCAGGCGAAGAGGAGAGCTTTGCCCTCGAAATAACGGGGTGTTAACATCTATTGAGATAGGAGGGAGGACCTCTGTCTATTGTCCGACGTGCCAGAGAAACTGA